A portion of the Oncorhynchus tshawytscha isolate Ot180627B unplaced genomic scaffold, Otsh_v2.0 Un_contig_881_pilon_pilon, whole genome shotgun sequence genome contains these proteins:
- the LOC121845504 gene encoding uncharacterized protein LOC121845504, whose translation MTLLILRFYIHYSEMTRSLLILRFYIHYSEMTRSLLILRFYIHYSEMTRSLLILRFYIHYSEMTRSLLILRFYIHYSEMTLLILRFYIHYSEMTLLILRFYIHYSEMTLLILRFYIHYSEMTRSLLILRFYIHYSEMTLLILRFYIHYSEMTLLILRFYIHYSEMTLLILRFYIHYSEMTRSLLILRFYIHYSEMTRSLLILRFYIHYSEMTRSLLILRFYIHYSEMTLLILRFYIHYSEMTLLILRFYIHYSEMTLLILRFYIHYSKMTLLILRFYIHYSEMTWSLLILRFYIHYSEMTLLILRFYIHYSEMTLLILRFYIHYSEMTLLILRFYIHYSEMTRSLLILRFYIHYSEMTLLILRFYIHYSEMTLLILRFYIHYSEMTWSLLILRFYIHYSEMTWSLLILRFYIHYSEMTWSLLILRFYIHYSEMTRSLLILRFYIHYSEMTRSLLILRFYIHYSEMTLSLLILRFYTHYSEMTLLIL comes from the exons ATGACACTGTTGATACTGAGGTTTTATATCCACTATTCTGAAATGACTCGGTCACTGTTGATACTGAGGTTTTATATCCACTATTCTGAAATGACTCGGTCACTGTTGATACTGAGGTTTTATATCCACTATTCTGAAATGACTCGGTCACTGTTGATACTGAG GTTTTATATCCACTATTCTGAAATGACTCGGTCCCTGTTGATACTGAGGTTTTATATCCACTATTCTGAAATGACACTGTTGATACTGAGGTTTTATATCCACTATTCTGAAATGACACTGTTGATACTGAGGTTTTATATCCACTATTCTGAAATGACACTGTTGATACTGAGGTTTTATATCCACTATTCTGAAATGACTCGGTCCCTGTTGATACTGAGGTTTTATATCCACTATTCTGAAATGACACTGTTGATACTGAGGTTTTATATCCACTATTCTGAAATGACTCTGTTGATACTGAGGTTTTATATCCACTATTCTGAAATGACACTGTTGATACTGAGGTTTTATATCCACTATTCTGAAATGACTCGGTCACTGTTGATACTGAGGTTTTATATCCACTATTCTGAAATGACTCGGTCACTGTTGATACTGAGGTTTTATATCCACTATTCTGAAATGACTCGGTCACTGTTGATACTGAGGTTTTATATCCACTATTCTGAAATGACACTGTTGATACTGAGGTTTTATATCCACTATTCTGAAATGACACTGTTGATACTGAGGTTTTATATCCACTATTCTGAAATGACTCTGTTGATACTGAGGTTTTATATCCACTATTCTAAAATGACACTGTTGATACTGAGGTTTTATATCCACTATTCTGAAATGACTTGGTCCCTGTTGATACTGAGGTTTTATATCCACTATTCTGAAATGACACTGTTGATACTGAGGTTTTATATCCACTATTCTGAAATGACTCTGTTGATACTGAGGTTTTATATCCACTATTCTGAAATGACACTGTTGATACTGAGGTTTTATATCCACTATTCTGAAATGACTCGGTCCCTGTTGATACTGAGGTTTTATATCCACTATTCTGAAATGACACTGTTGATACTGAGGTTTTATATCCACTATTCTGAAATGACTCTGTTGATACTGAGGTTTTATATCCACTATTCTGAAATGACATGGTCCCTGTTGATACTGAGGTTTTATATCCACTATTCTGAAATGACTTGGTCCCTGTTGATACTGAGGTTTTATATCCACTATTCTGAAATGACTTGGTCCCTGTTGATACTGAGGTTTTATATCCACTATTCTGAAATGACTCGGTCACTGTTGATACTGAGGTTTTATATCCACTATTCTGAAATGACTCGGTCACTGTTGATACTGAGGTTTTATATCCACTATTCTGAAATGACTCTGTCACTGTTGATACTGAGGTTTTATACCCACTATTCTGAAATGACACTGTTGATACTGTAA